The Populus alba chromosome 6, ASM523922v2, whole genome shotgun sequence genome contains a region encoding:
- the LOC118043758 gene encoding uncharacterized protein isoform X1: MSADLNVNQIEEKISVLDQPEESARVDCNGNGKVNDHHGPDPVCAEDSVADQVGELKADRVESESNTGFRDDDDPIEKEEDLQAVEKGREEKLAEIPEDHDAEGNKKELLNHAELSNAVAEAQESQDTCVHVAESELNRSNNDEERVEEESKLNSTIDIKEHEDSQAVAINGVHNDLDLDQQRDLAEAQESQDTCVHVAESELNRSNNDEEMVGEESKLNSTIDIKEHEDSQAVAINGVHNDLDMDQQRDLAEAQESQDTCVHVAESELNRSNNDEERVEEESKLNSTIDIKEHEDSQAVAINGVHNDLDLDQQRDLAEAQESQDTCVHVAESELNQSNNDEEMVEEESKLNSTIDINEHEDSQAVAINGVHNDLDLDQHRDLAEAQESQDTSVHVAESELNWSNNDEERVEEESKLNSTIDIKEHEDSQAVTINGVHNDLDLDQQRDLAELITTEDVAESEPSQSRNDDEKVEESKLGSEDSQAVVSNAAHNILASDQEKKLKELMNNDDVTEFKPKQSSNDVEKVEEESKLDSAIHVEEIEDSQAAVINGVCNSLDLNQVKELPELIKDLPLEDSVEESGDPLKQNLETAPCPVMADDKLEAESAEGPTSDENRDGLPAGHAQDTAAETQVVDDLVDAKQNISKSSSENVELVATSDAETGQSFPISSDNGTTGDETSHILMDAVQSEVPDANGLDIHEKGGLLTSQESASQTVLVNDFVHTPEQNHTLEISTEVSSPAVLEEAPVESSESFPVSPINDIGAEPIVRIEDSCTVEDSKLCDIARTETKVDNIGESADSHPVDDSKVEAEVENVLVAPSGHANDMKLDIGASSNSVESDEKVSILSIGNVDVESEVTETVNEGDSNKTSVSVDNPDGETFKCDSTGNESYMPKIEVQADSEVENISTAAREEVPNRDGLVSQLEGGVSQNETPKPTSEDSAVVTSDEQYVVAELGKGPFYIIKVPRFDERNLREKVEDAKFQVEEKSKIRDAIQAQIHIIKAKRKEYEDSFLDARSEEKAARDLLKAKRKEIDSVQYIINRTRNALEIEEIDGRIRSMEHKIQHETLPLKEEKQFIRDIKQLKQIREQLSSNMGSQDEIQQAMDQKDQSEERLKSLRKEADVLRDSLLKAEAVTEDAKKKFNDEHEKINQLLFQHRAANDIRQEAFAHLQSLRKQLYEKSKFFYKYKDDLTAATNLALKGDKEELQRHCANQVERVMELWNNNDEFRKEYMSSNMRNTLRRLRTLDGRALGPDEQPPIIPNVVSQRVTKHNVAPSAPALEVEKPVTPVETQRIDEKSTAKLGDKKNQTVKAKKQANPASLENGLPTVSGRDQIEESRKQENKLMKEEESRQENKLTKEEVELARKIEDLRKEKEAAMLKEQRRLEEKAKAKEAMERKKRNAEKAQARASLRAQREAEQKEKEKEKKAKKKEKKKAAAEDTKDIDEVESAPSSETPTETNESERTEKPVTVAKRPQKQTKAKSMPLPLRNKGKRKMQTWMWALITLLAVIALFFMGNSSFFNLGLQQRFGI; encoded by the exons ATGTCGGCGGATTTGAATGTGAATCAAATAGAGGAGAAGATATCTGTATTGGATCAGCCTGAAGAATCCGCTCGTGTTGATTGTAATGGGAATGGCAAGGTTAATGATCATCATGGCCCTGATCCTGTCTGTGCCGAAGACTCTGTAGCTGATCAGGTTGGAGAATTGAAGGCTGATCGTGTCGAATCCGAGTCCAATACTGGGTTCCGTGACGACGACGATCCGATCGAGAAAGAAGAAGATCTTCAG gctGTTGAGAAGGGGAGGGAGGAAAAGTTGGCGGAGATACCAGAAGATCATGATGCAGAAGGGAACAAAAAGGAGTTACTTAATCATGCTGAACTCTCAAATGCAG TGGCAGAAGCTCAGGAATCGCAAGACACATGTGTGCACGTTGCTGAATCTGAGCTAAATCGGTCAAATAATGATGAGGAGAGGGTTGAGGAGGAAAGCAAATTGAATTCGACCATTGACATAAAAGAACATGAAGATTCTCAGGCTGTAGCTATCAATGGTGTTCATAATGATTTGGATTTGGATCAGCAGAGGGACCTGGCGGAAGCTCAGGAATCGCAAGACACATGTGTGCATGTTGCTGAATCTGAGCTAAATCGGTCAAATAATGATGAGGAGATGGTTGGGGAGGAAAGCAAATTGAATTCAACCATTGACATAAAAGAGCATGAAGATTCTCAGGCTGTAGCTATCAATGGTGTTCATAATGATTTGGATATGGATCAGCAGAGGGACCTGGCAGAAGCTCAGGAATCGCAAGACACATGTGTGCATGTTGCTGAATCTGAGCTAAATCGGTCAAATAATGATGAGGAGAGGGTTGAGGAGGAAAGCAAATTGAATTCAACCATTGACATAAAAGAACATGAAGATTCTCAGGCTGTAGCTATCAATGGTGTTCATAATGATTTGGATTTGGATCAGCAGAGGGACCTGGCAGAAGCTCAGGAATCGCAAGACACATGTGTGCATGTTGCTGAATCTGAGCTAAATCAGTCAAATAATGATGAAGAGATGGTTGAGGAGGAAAGCAAATTGAATTCGACTATTGACATAAATGAGCATGAAGATTCTCAGGCTGTAGCTATCAATGGTGTTCATAATGATTTGGATTTGGATCAGCATAGGGACCTGGCAGAAGCTCAGGAATCGCAAGACACTAGTGTGCATGTTGCTGAATCTGAGCTAAATTGGTCAAATAATGATGAGGAGAGGGTTGAGGAGGAAAGCAAATTGAATTCAACCATTGACATAAAAGAACATGAAGATTCTCAGGCTGTAACTATCAATGGTGTTCATAACGATTTGGATTTGGATCAGCAGAGGGACCTGGCAGAATTGATCACCACTGAAGATGTTGCTGAATCTGAGCCCAGTCAGTCAAGGAATGATGACGAGAAGGTTGAGGAAAGCAAATTGGGTTCTGAAGATTCTCAGGCTGTAGTTAGCAATGCTGCTCATAATATTCTAGCCTCAGATCAAGAGAAGAAACTGAAGGAATTGATGAATAATGATGATGTTACTGAATTCAAGCCAAAACAATCTAGCAATGATGTGGAGAAGGTAGAGGAGGAAAGCAAATTGGACTCGGCCATCCATgtagaagaaattgaagattCTCAGGCTGCAGTTATCAATGGTGTCTGTAATAGTTTGGATTTGAACCAGGTGAAGGAACTGCCAGAATTGATCAAGGATCTTCCTCTGGAAGATTCTGTGGAGGAGTCTGGGGATCCCCTCAAGCAGAATCTGGAAACAGCTCCATGTCCAGTCATGGCTGATGACAAATTGGAAGCAGAATCTGCTGAAGGCCCTACATCTGATGAAAATAGAGATGGCTTGCCTGCTGGTCATGCTCAAGATACTGCTGCAGAAACTCAGGTTGTTGATGACCTGGTTGATGccaaacaaaatatatctaAGAGCTCTTCTGAAAATGTTGAACTTGTAGCAACTTCTGATGCTGAAACTGGTCAGAGTTTTCCAATTTCTAGTGATAATGGTACAACAGGAGATGAAACAAGTCACATCCTTATGGATGCTGTGCAATCAGAAGTGCCAGATGCTAATGGCCTTGATATTCATGAAAAAGGAGGCTTGCTTACTAGCCAGGAAAGTGCTTCACAAACTGTTCTTGTTAATGACTTTGTTCATACACCCGAGCAAAACCATACCTTAGAAATCAGCACAGAAGTGTCCTCCCCTGCTGTTCTCGAGGAAGCACCTGTTGAAAGTAGTGAAAGTTTCCCAGTTTCTCCTATTAATGATATTGGAGCAGAACCAATTGTCAGAATTGAGGATTCTTGTACAGTAGAAGATTCCAAGTTATGTGATATTGCAAGAACAGAGACCAAGGTTGATAACATAGGTGAAAGTGCTGATTCTCATCCTGTTGATGATTCAAAAGTAGAGGCTGAAGTTGAGAATGTCCTTGTTGCACCAAGTGGCCATGCTAATGATATGAAGCTAGATATAGGGGCTAGTTCCAATTCTGTTGAATCTGATGAGAAAGTATCGATTTTGTCAATCGGTAATGTGGATGTAGAATCTGAAGTCACAGAAACAGTGAACGAAGGTGATAGCAACAAAACTTCTGTTTCCGTTGACAATCCAGATGGAGAAACCTTTAAATGTGATTCAACTGGGAATGAAAGCTACATGCCCAAAATTGAAGTCCAAGCAGACTCAGaagttgaaaatatatcaactgCAGCAAGGGAAGAAGTGCCAAACAGAGATGGCCTTGTGTCTCAGCTTGAGGGTGGGGTTAGTCAGAATGAAACTCCCAAACCTACTTCGGAAGACTCTGCGGTTGTTACCTCTGATGAGCAATATGTTGTTGCTGAACTGGGGAAAGGGCCATTCTACATAATTAAGGTTCCAAGATTTGATGAAAGAAATTTAAGAGAGAAGGTTGAAGATGCTAAATTTCAAGTTGAGGAGAAGAGTAAAATCCGGGATGCTATTCAAGCTCAAATCCACATAATAaag GCCAAGCGTAAAGAGTATGAAGATAGCTTTCTAGATGCCAGATCAGAAGAGAAAGCTGCACGTGACTTGCTTAAGGCCAAGCGGAAGGAAATAGATTCtgttcaatatataattaacagaaCGAGGAATGCCCTTGAAATTGAGGAAATTGATGGCCGG ATACGCTCTATGGAACACAAGATACAACATGAAACCCTGCCTTTGAAGGAAGAAAAGCAGTTCATTCGTGATATCAAGCAGTTGAAGCAAATTCGAGAGCAGCTCTCTTCTAATATGGGCAGCCAGGATGAAATTCAGCAGGCTATGGATCAGAAAGATCAAAGTGAAGAGCGCTTAAAG TCTTTGAGGAAAGAAGCAGATGTATTGAGAGACAGCCTTCTCAAAGCTGAAGCAGTCACTGAAGATGCTAAGAAGAAATTTAATGATGAACATGAGAAGATAAATCAATTGCTATTTCAGCATAGAGCTGCTAATGATATACGACAAGAAGCATTTGCGCATTTGCAGAGTTTGAGGAAACAATTATATGAAAAG agtaaatttttttacaagtacAAAGATGATTTAACAGCAGCAACTAATTTGGCATTGAAGGGAGATAAAGAGGAACTTCAACGTCATTGTGCTAACCAA GTGGAGAGAGTTATGGAATTATGGAATAACAATGACGAGTTCCGGAAAGAGTACATGAGTTCCAACATGAGGAATACATTAAGGAGACTGCGGACATTGGATGGTCGTGCACTGGGCCCTGATGAACAGCCACCCATTATTCCAAATGTTGTTAGTCAAAGAGTGACCAAACACAATGTTGCACCATCAGCTCCTGCTCTTGAAGTAGAAAAGCCAGTTACACCTGTGGAGACCCAAAGGATAGATGAAAAATCCACAGCAAAGCTTGGGGACAAAAAGAATCAGACTGTTAAAGCTAAAAAGCAGGCAAACCCTGCTTCCTTGGAGAATGGTTTGCCAACTGTTTCTGGAAGAGATCAGATTGAAGAATCAAGAAAACAGGAGAATAAGCTTATGAAGGAGGAAGAATCAAGGCAAGAGAATAAGCTTACAAAGGAGGAAGTTGAGTTAGCCAGGAAGATAGAGGACTTGAGGAAGGAAAAGGAAGCAGCCATGTTAAAGGAGCAACGGAGATTGGAGGAGAAGGCCAAAGCAAAAGAGGCAATGGAGAGGAAAAAACGAAATGCAGAAAAGGCCCAGGCCAGGGCTTCGCTAAGAGCGCAAAGGGAAGCTGAGCAGAAAGAGAAG gaaaaggagaagaaggcaaagaagaaggaaaaaaagaaggcagCAGCAGAGGATACTAAAGATATCGATGAGGTTGAGTCTGCTCCTAGTTCTGAAACTCCAACTGAAACCAATGAGTCTGAAAGAACCGAGAAGCCTGTGACTGTGGCAAAGAGGCCTCAAAAGCAAACAAAGGCAAAATCTATGCCTCTGCCTCTACGCAACAAGGGTAAGAGAAAGATGCAAACATGGATGTGGGCCCTTATCACACTGCTGGCTGTTATTGCCTTGTTTTTTATGGGGAACAGCAGCTTCTTTAATCTTGGGCTGCAACAAAGGTTTGGcatctaa
- the LOC118043758 gene encoding uncharacterized protein isoform X2: MSADLNVNQIEEKISVLDQPEESARVDCNGNGKVNDHHGPDPVCAEDSVADQVGELKADRVESESNTGFRDDDDPIEKEEDLQAVEKGREEKLAEIPEDHDAEGNKKELLNHAELSNAEAQESQDTCVHVAESELNRSNNDEERVEEESKLNSTIDIKEHEDSQAVAINGVHNDLDLDQQRDLAEAQESQDTCVHVAESELNRSNNDEEMVGEESKLNSTIDIKEHEDSQAVAINGVHNDLDMDQQRDLAEAQESQDTCVHVAESELNRSNNDEERVEEESKLNSTIDIKEHEDSQAVAINGVHNDLDLDQQRDLAEAQESQDTCVHVAESELNQSNNDEEMVEEESKLNSTIDINEHEDSQAVAINGVHNDLDLDQHRDLAEAQESQDTSVHVAESELNWSNNDEERVEEESKLNSTIDIKEHEDSQAVTINGVHNDLDLDQQRDLAELITTEDVAESEPSQSRNDDEKVEESKLGSEDSQAVVSNAAHNILASDQEKKLKELMNNDDVTEFKPKQSSNDVEKVEEESKLDSAIHVEEIEDSQAAVINGVCNSLDLNQVKELPELIKDLPLEDSVEESGDPLKQNLETAPCPVMADDKLEAESAEGPTSDENRDGLPAGHAQDTAAETQVVDDLVDAKQNISKSSSENVELVATSDAETGQSFPISSDNGTTGDETSHILMDAVQSEVPDANGLDIHEKGGLLTSQESASQTVLVNDFVHTPEQNHTLEISTEVSSPAVLEEAPVESSESFPVSPINDIGAEPIVRIEDSCTVEDSKLCDIARTETKVDNIGESADSHPVDDSKVEAEVENVLVAPSGHANDMKLDIGASSNSVESDEKVSILSIGNVDVESEVTETVNEGDSNKTSVSVDNPDGETFKCDSTGNESYMPKIEVQADSEVENISTAAREEVPNRDGLVSQLEGGVSQNETPKPTSEDSAVVTSDEQYVVAELGKGPFYIIKVPRFDERNLREKVEDAKFQVEEKSKIRDAIQAQIHIIKAKRKEYEDSFLDARSEEKAARDLLKAKRKEIDSVQYIINRTRNALEIEEIDGRIRSMEHKIQHETLPLKEEKQFIRDIKQLKQIREQLSSNMGSQDEIQQAMDQKDQSEERLKSLRKEADVLRDSLLKAEAVTEDAKKKFNDEHEKINQLLFQHRAANDIRQEAFAHLQSLRKQLYEKSKFFYKYKDDLTAATNLALKGDKEELQRHCANQVERVMELWNNNDEFRKEYMSSNMRNTLRRLRTLDGRALGPDEQPPIIPNVVSQRVTKHNVAPSAPALEVEKPVTPVETQRIDEKSTAKLGDKKNQTVKAKKQANPASLENGLPTVSGRDQIEESRKQENKLMKEEESRQENKLTKEEVELARKIEDLRKEKEAAMLKEQRRLEEKAKAKEAMERKKRNAEKAQARASLRAQREAEQKEKEKEKKAKKKEKKKAAAEDTKDIDEVESAPSSETPTETNESERTEKPVTVAKRPQKQTKAKSMPLPLRNKGKRKMQTWMWALITLLAVIALFFMGNSSFFNLGLQQRFGI; the protein is encoded by the exons ATGTCGGCGGATTTGAATGTGAATCAAATAGAGGAGAAGATATCTGTATTGGATCAGCCTGAAGAATCCGCTCGTGTTGATTGTAATGGGAATGGCAAGGTTAATGATCATCATGGCCCTGATCCTGTCTGTGCCGAAGACTCTGTAGCTGATCAGGTTGGAGAATTGAAGGCTGATCGTGTCGAATCCGAGTCCAATACTGGGTTCCGTGACGACGACGATCCGATCGAGAAAGAAGAAGATCTTCAG gctGTTGAGAAGGGGAGGGAGGAAAAGTTGGCGGAGATACCAGAAGATCATGATGCAGAAGGGAACAAAAAGGAGTTACTTAATCATGCTGAACTCTCAAATGCAG AAGCTCAGGAATCGCAAGACACATGTGTGCACGTTGCTGAATCTGAGCTAAATCGGTCAAATAATGATGAGGAGAGGGTTGAGGAGGAAAGCAAATTGAATTCGACCATTGACATAAAAGAACATGAAGATTCTCAGGCTGTAGCTATCAATGGTGTTCATAATGATTTGGATTTGGATCAGCAGAGGGACCTGGCGGAAGCTCAGGAATCGCAAGACACATGTGTGCATGTTGCTGAATCTGAGCTAAATCGGTCAAATAATGATGAGGAGATGGTTGGGGAGGAAAGCAAATTGAATTCAACCATTGACATAAAAGAGCATGAAGATTCTCAGGCTGTAGCTATCAATGGTGTTCATAATGATTTGGATATGGATCAGCAGAGGGACCTGGCAGAAGCTCAGGAATCGCAAGACACATGTGTGCATGTTGCTGAATCTGAGCTAAATCGGTCAAATAATGATGAGGAGAGGGTTGAGGAGGAAAGCAAATTGAATTCAACCATTGACATAAAAGAACATGAAGATTCTCAGGCTGTAGCTATCAATGGTGTTCATAATGATTTGGATTTGGATCAGCAGAGGGACCTGGCAGAAGCTCAGGAATCGCAAGACACATGTGTGCATGTTGCTGAATCTGAGCTAAATCAGTCAAATAATGATGAAGAGATGGTTGAGGAGGAAAGCAAATTGAATTCGACTATTGACATAAATGAGCATGAAGATTCTCAGGCTGTAGCTATCAATGGTGTTCATAATGATTTGGATTTGGATCAGCATAGGGACCTGGCAGAAGCTCAGGAATCGCAAGACACTAGTGTGCATGTTGCTGAATCTGAGCTAAATTGGTCAAATAATGATGAGGAGAGGGTTGAGGAGGAAAGCAAATTGAATTCAACCATTGACATAAAAGAACATGAAGATTCTCAGGCTGTAACTATCAATGGTGTTCATAACGATTTGGATTTGGATCAGCAGAGGGACCTGGCAGAATTGATCACCACTGAAGATGTTGCTGAATCTGAGCCCAGTCAGTCAAGGAATGATGACGAGAAGGTTGAGGAAAGCAAATTGGGTTCTGAAGATTCTCAGGCTGTAGTTAGCAATGCTGCTCATAATATTCTAGCCTCAGATCAAGAGAAGAAACTGAAGGAATTGATGAATAATGATGATGTTACTGAATTCAAGCCAAAACAATCTAGCAATGATGTGGAGAAGGTAGAGGAGGAAAGCAAATTGGACTCGGCCATCCATgtagaagaaattgaagattCTCAGGCTGCAGTTATCAATGGTGTCTGTAATAGTTTGGATTTGAACCAGGTGAAGGAACTGCCAGAATTGATCAAGGATCTTCCTCTGGAAGATTCTGTGGAGGAGTCTGGGGATCCCCTCAAGCAGAATCTGGAAACAGCTCCATGTCCAGTCATGGCTGATGACAAATTGGAAGCAGAATCTGCTGAAGGCCCTACATCTGATGAAAATAGAGATGGCTTGCCTGCTGGTCATGCTCAAGATACTGCTGCAGAAACTCAGGTTGTTGATGACCTGGTTGATGccaaacaaaatatatctaAGAGCTCTTCTGAAAATGTTGAACTTGTAGCAACTTCTGATGCTGAAACTGGTCAGAGTTTTCCAATTTCTAGTGATAATGGTACAACAGGAGATGAAACAAGTCACATCCTTATGGATGCTGTGCAATCAGAAGTGCCAGATGCTAATGGCCTTGATATTCATGAAAAAGGAGGCTTGCTTACTAGCCAGGAAAGTGCTTCACAAACTGTTCTTGTTAATGACTTTGTTCATACACCCGAGCAAAACCATACCTTAGAAATCAGCACAGAAGTGTCCTCCCCTGCTGTTCTCGAGGAAGCACCTGTTGAAAGTAGTGAAAGTTTCCCAGTTTCTCCTATTAATGATATTGGAGCAGAACCAATTGTCAGAATTGAGGATTCTTGTACAGTAGAAGATTCCAAGTTATGTGATATTGCAAGAACAGAGACCAAGGTTGATAACATAGGTGAAAGTGCTGATTCTCATCCTGTTGATGATTCAAAAGTAGAGGCTGAAGTTGAGAATGTCCTTGTTGCACCAAGTGGCCATGCTAATGATATGAAGCTAGATATAGGGGCTAGTTCCAATTCTGTTGAATCTGATGAGAAAGTATCGATTTTGTCAATCGGTAATGTGGATGTAGAATCTGAAGTCACAGAAACAGTGAACGAAGGTGATAGCAACAAAACTTCTGTTTCCGTTGACAATCCAGATGGAGAAACCTTTAAATGTGATTCAACTGGGAATGAAAGCTACATGCCCAAAATTGAAGTCCAAGCAGACTCAGaagttgaaaatatatcaactgCAGCAAGGGAAGAAGTGCCAAACAGAGATGGCCTTGTGTCTCAGCTTGAGGGTGGGGTTAGTCAGAATGAAACTCCCAAACCTACTTCGGAAGACTCTGCGGTTGTTACCTCTGATGAGCAATATGTTGTTGCTGAACTGGGGAAAGGGCCATTCTACATAATTAAGGTTCCAAGATTTGATGAAAGAAATTTAAGAGAGAAGGTTGAAGATGCTAAATTTCAAGTTGAGGAGAAGAGTAAAATCCGGGATGCTATTCAAGCTCAAATCCACATAATAaag GCCAAGCGTAAAGAGTATGAAGATAGCTTTCTAGATGCCAGATCAGAAGAGAAAGCTGCACGTGACTTGCTTAAGGCCAAGCGGAAGGAAATAGATTCtgttcaatatataattaacagaaCGAGGAATGCCCTTGAAATTGAGGAAATTGATGGCCGG ATACGCTCTATGGAACACAAGATACAACATGAAACCCTGCCTTTGAAGGAAGAAAAGCAGTTCATTCGTGATATCAAGCAGTTGAAGCAAATTCGAGAGCAGCTCTCTTCTAATATGGGCAGCCAGGATGAAATTCAGCAGGCTATGGATCAGAAAGATCAAAGTGAAGAGCGCTTAAAG TCTTTGAGGAAAGAAGCAGATGTATTGAGAGACAGCCTTCTCAAAGCTGAAGCAGTCACTGAAGATGCTAAGAAGAAATTTAATGATGAACATGAGAAGATAAATCAATTGCTATTTCAGCATAGAGCTGCTAATGATATACGACAAGAAGCATTTGCGCATTTGCAGAGTTTGAGGAAACAATTATATGAAAAG agtaaatttttttacaagtacAAAGATGATTTAACAGCAGCAACTAATTTGGCATTGAAGGGAGATAAAGAGGAACTTCAACGTCATTGTGCTAACCAA GTGGAGAGAGTTATGGAATTATGGAATAACAATGACGAGTTCCGGAAAGAGTACATGAGTTCCAACATGAGGAATACATTAAGGAGACTGCGGACATTGGATGGTCGTGCACTGGGCCCTGATGAACAGCCACCCATTATTCCAAATGTTGTTAGTCAAAGAGTGACCAAACACAATGTTGCACCATCAGCTCCTGCTCTTGAAGTAGAAAAGCCAGTTACACCTGTGGAGACCCAAAGGATAGATGAAAAATCCACAGCAAAGCTTGGGGACAAAAAGAATCAGACTGTTAAAGCTAAAAAGCAGGCAAACCCTGCTTCCTTGGAGAATGGTTTGCCAACTGTTTCTGGAAGAGATCAGATTGAAGAATCAAGAAAACAGGAGAATAAGCTTATGAAGGAGGAAGAATCAAGGCAAGAGAATAAGCTTACAAAGGAGGAAGTTGAGTTAGCCAGGAAGATAGAGGACTTGAGGAAGGAAAAGGAAGCAGCCATGTTAAAGGAGCAACGGAGATTGGAGGAGAAGGCCAAAGCAAAAGAGGCAATGGAGAGGAAAAAACGAAATGCAGAAAAGGCCCAGGCCAGGGCTTCGCTAAGAGCGCAAAGGGAAGCTGAGCAGAAAGAGAAG gaaaaggagaagaaggcaaagaagaaggaaaaaaagaaggcagCAGCAGAGGATACTAAAGATATCGATGAGGTTGAGTCTGCTCCTAGTTCTGAAACTCCAACTGAAACCAATGAGTCTGAAAGAACCGAGAAGCCTGTGACTGTGGCAAAGAGGCCTCAAAAGCAAACAAAGGCAAAATCTATGCCTCTGCCTCTACGCAACAAGGGTAAGAGAAAGATGCAAACATGGATGTGGGCCCTTATCACACTGCTGGCTGTTATTGCCTTGTTTTTTATGGGGAACAGCAGCTTCTTTAATCTTGGGCTGCAACAAAGGTTTGGcatctaa